In the Heptranchias perlo isolate sHepPer1 chromosome 45, sHepPer1.hap1, whole genome shotgun sequence genome, one interval contains:
- the LOC137306849 gene encoding A-type voltage-gated potassium channel KCND1-like, whose protein sequence is MAAGVATWLPFARAAAVGWLPLAKGPMPGVPLEQRRSSNEILVVNVSGRRFQTWKDTLDRYPDTLLGSSEKEFFFSEDTQEYFFDRDAEMFRHILNFYRTGKLHYPRQECIAAFDEELAFFGVVPEIIGDCCMEEYRDRKKENAERLAEDTEAENATDAPLPPNSTARQKLWRAFENPHTSTIALVFYYVTGFFIAVSVIANVVETVPCRPPPGKIKDLPCGEKFTLAFFCMDTACVLIFTFEYLLRLCAAPNRWNFAKSVMSVIDVVAIMPYYIGLVMPENEDVSGAFVTLRVFRVFRIFKFSRHSQGLRILGYTLKSCASELGFLLFSLTMAIIIFATVMFYAEKGTSSTNFTSIPAAFWYTIVTMTTLG, encoded by the coding sequence ATGGCAGCCGGGGTGGCTACGTGGCTGCCCTTTGCCCGGGCGGCCGCGGTGGGCTGGCTCCCGCTGGCCAAAGGGCCCATGCCAGGCGTGCCCCTGGAGCAGAGGCGGAGCAGCAACGAGATCCTGGTGGTCAATGTGAGCGGGCGACGTTTCCAGACGTGGAAGGACACGCTCGACCGCTACCCAGACACCCTGCTGGGCAGCTCGGAGAAAGAATTCTTCTTCAGCGAGGACACTCAGGAGTATTTCTTCGACCGGGATGCCGAGATGTTCCGGCACATCCTCAACTTTTACCGCACGGGAAAGCTGCACTACCCGCGGCAGGAGTGCATCGCAGCCTTCGACGAGGAGCTGGCTTTCTTCGGCGTGGTGCCCGAGATCATTGGCGACTGCTGCATGGAGGAGTACCGCGACCGCAAGAAGGAGAACGCCGAGAGGCTGGCCGAGGACACGGAGGCGGAAAACGCCACCGACGCCCCCTTGCCGCCCAACAGCACCGCGCGGCAGAAGCTGTGGCGGGCCTTCGAGAACCCCCACACCAGCACCATCGCCCTGGTCTTCTACTACGTCACCGGATTTTTCATCGCCGTGTCAGTCATTGCCAATGTGGTGGAGACCGTGCCGTGTCGGCCCCCTCCCGGTAAGATCAAGGACCTGCCTTGCGGTGAGAAGTTCACCCTGGCCTTTTTTTGCATGGACACGGCCTGCGTGCTGATTTTCACCTTCGAGTACCTCCTCCGCCTTTGCGCTGCTCCCAACCGCTGGAACTTTGCGAAGAGTGTGATGAGCGTCATTGACGTGGTCGCCATCATGCCCTACTACATCGGGCTGGTCATGCCCGAGAACGAAGACGTCAGCGGGGCCTTTGTCACCCTGCGGGTTTTCCGAGTCTTTCGGATCTTCAAGTTTTCCCGCCACTCCCAGGGCCTGCGCATCCTGGGCTACACCCTGAAGAGCTGCGCCTCCGAGCTGGgcttcctcctcttctccctcaccATGGCCATCATCATCTTCGCCACCGTCATGTTCTATGCCGAGAAGGGAACCAGCAGCACTAACTTTACCAGCATCCCCGCCGCCTTCTGGTACACCATCGTCACCATGACGACCCTGGGGTGA